The following proteins come from a genomic window of Pseudomonas sp. WJP1:
- the iolB gene encoding 5-deoxy-glucuronate isomerase, with protein MSLLVKSNARGRTMVELGKGELQYVGFAAYRLSLGESLPVSAGDKELCLVLLSGRASIKGEAPVHGAFDWDNLGDRQSVFEDKSPFAAYLPPGSQAQVVALSDVQIAVCAAPGSITGDIGPRLIKPEAMKRSVRGKGANTRYVCDILPDTEPAHSLLVVEVRTPSGHSSSYPPHKHDTDDLPHQSFLEETYYHQINPPQGFVFQRVYTDDRSIDQAMAVENSDLVVVPKGYHPVSVPYGYESYYLNVMAGPKRVWQFHNDPQHSWLLDL; from the coding sequence ATGAGCCTGCTGGTCAAAAGCAATGCCCGTGGCCGGACCATGGTCGAGTTGGGCAAAGGTGAGCTGCAATACGTCGGCTTCGCCGCCTACCGCTTGAGCCTCGGCGAGAGCCTGCCGGTCTCGGCCGGTGACAAGGAACTGTGCCTGGTGCTGCTCAGCGGCCGGGCCAGTATCAAGGGTGAAGCGCCGGTGCACGGTGCGTTCGACTGGGACAACCTTGGGGATCGCCAGTCGGTTTTCGAAGACAAATCCCCCTTCGCTGCGTACTTGCCGCCTGGCAGTCAGGCCCAGGTGGTGGCGTTGAGTGATGTGCAAATTGCCGTTTGCGCCGCGCCCGGTTCGATCACCGGTGATATCGGCCCACGCCTGATCAAACCTGAAGCCATGAAACGCAGTGTGCGCGGCAAGGGCGCCAACACCCGTTACGTCTGCGACATCCTGCCAGACACCGAGCCCGCCCATTCACTGCTGGTGGTTGAAGTGCGCACGCCGTCCGGACACTCCTCGAGCTATCCACCGCACAAGCACGACACCGACGACCTGCCGCACCAGAGCTTTCTCGAAGAAACCTATTACCACCAGATCAACCCGCCCCAGGGCTTCGTGTTCCAGCGGGTGTACACCGACGATCGCAGCATCGACCAGGCCATGGCCGTGGAAAACAGCGACCTGGTGGTCGTGCCCAAGGGTTATCACCCGGTCAGTGTGCCGTACGGCTACGAGTCGTATTACCTGAACGTGATGGCCGGCCCGAAACGCGTCTGGCAGTTCCACAACGATCCGCAGCACAGCTGGCTGCTGGATCTCTGA